Proteins encoded together in one Xenopus laevis strain J_2021 chromosome 6L, Xenopus_laevis_v10.1, whole genome shotgun sequence window:
- the LOC108706187 gene encoding cytochrome c oxidase assembly factor 4 homolog, mitochondrial, translating into MSSPTPQPHNRSRKADDEEDPLEHMIGRTGCAWAHYAVQECMAEQQDWRKCQTHVQSFKDCMQAYQQQRAAQLHKLRHSSSSST; encoded by the coding sequence ATGTCCTCTCCCACCCCTCAACCCCATAACCGCAGCCGAAAGGCGGACGATGAAGAGGACCCCCTGGAGCACATGATTGGCCGGACAGGGTGCGCGTGGGCTCATTACGCTGTACAGGAATGCATGGCGGAGCAGCAGGACTGGAGGAAATGCCAGACACACGTGCAGAGCTTTAAGGACTGTATGCAAGCCTATCAGCAGCAGCGGGCAGCACAACTGCACAAACTGaggcacagcagcagcagcagcacatga
- the LOC121394827 gene encoding E3 ubiquitin/ISG15 ligase TRIM25-like, producing the protein MAAADLRDELSCSICLSIYTDPVSLPCAHNFCRGCIGRVLGTQEGSGPYSCPECRQEFKERPALPRNRTLGNIAEPFLSAQPEPGDTGIPCTYCDSHVPAVKSCLLCEASVCNKHLRMHSKSAKHVLIEPTMHMGDKKCSVHDEPLKYYCWEESVCVCVSCCLAGEHRGHRVELLSEASEKKKETLRKVVEKLRPEREETERGAQRLQERRREVAEKAAGETERVTALFRDIREQLEALEKRLLSDISSQKEKLSLTLTDLMEQLEIKKDELSRKIRHIEELCNMADPLTVLQERESHGAADNEGGRERHDIKVPAVGDLDVDLISETLLTGLAAIGTGVKGRIYGQEATDLLLDINAAHNLVSVSGDRKSASYSLTELHYPQSPERFQLVPQALSSRSFPSGRHYWEVEVSESGEWGVGVAYPSIERRGGQSCIGNNKKSWCLYRWNNNRYSVRHDSKWTYLPHVSSCRRIRISLDYEAGRLSFYELSEPIRHLHTFTATFTEPLHAAFWVGRDSWVRIIS; encoded by the coding sequence ATGgcggctgctgatctgagagacgagctgagctgctccatctgcctgagcatttatactgatcctgtatccctgccgtgTGCCCATAACTTCTGCCGGGGCTGTATTGGGAGGGTGCTGGGCACCCAGGAGGGATCTGGGCcttattcctgccctgaatgcagaCAGGAGTTTAAGGAGCGCCCTGCCCTGCCCAGGAACAGAACTCTGGGGAACATAGCAGAGCCATTCCTTTCTGCTCAGCCCGAGCCGGGGGACACTGGGATTCCCTGCACCTACTGTGACTCCCATGTACCTGCTGTtaaatcctgtctcctgtgtgaggctTCTGTGTGTAATAAGCACCTGAGGATGCACAGCAAGTCAGCGAAACACGTCTTAATAGAACCCACAATGCACATGGGGGACAAGAAATGCTCAGTCCATGATGAACCCCTGAAATATTACTGCTGGGAggagtctgtctgtgtctgtgtgtcctgctgtctggccggagagcacaggggccacagggtggagctgctgagtgaggcctctgagaagaagaaagagacactgaggaaagttgtggagaaactgaggccagagagagaggagactgagagaggagcccagagactgcaggagcgcaggagagaagtggcagaaaaagcagccggtgagacagagagagtcactgccctgtttagagacatcagggaacagctggaagccctagagaagcgactcctgagtgacatctccagccagaaagagaagctctcactcacactcactgatctgatggagcagctggaaataaagaaggacgagctgtccaggaagatccgtcacattgaggagctgtgcaacatggcagatccactcactgtcctacaggaacgggaatcacatggagctgcagataatgaggggggcagagagagacatgatataaaggtccctgctgtaggggatctggatgtggatctgatctcagagacattactcacaggcttagctgccattgggactggggtaaagggaaggatctatgggcaggaggctacagacctgttactggatataaacgcGGCTCATAATcttgtatctgtatcaggggacaggaaatctgcttcctactcactaacagaactacattacccacaatccccagagagatttcagttGGTGCCTCAggctttaagcagcaggagtttcccctcagggcgacattactgggaagtggaggtcagtgaatcaggggAGTGGGGGGttggggtggcctatcccagtatagagaggagagggggTCAGTCCTGTATTGGGAATAATAAGaagtcctggtgtttgtacaGATGGAATAATAACAGATATTCAGTGAGACATGACAGTAAATGGACATATTTACCCCACGtctcttcctgcaggagaatcaggatctcattggactatgaggccggacgtctgtccttttatgagctgagtgagccaatcagacacttacacaccttcactgccacattcactgagccccttcatgctgcattctgggtcgGGAGGGATTCCTGGGTGAGAATCATTAGTTAG